From the Desulfovibrio sp. JY genome, one window contains:
- a CDS encoding ammonium transporter gives MRKTLSCLLLALFMTIIALPAVAGAEEAPVPDPTGASVGTAADVVGATAGAPTKEDMATLSQNEPLAAKLADVVGHNRISINVVWTLVCGFLVMFMQAGFALAETGFTRAKNAGHTMAMNMMVYGIGMLGYWICGFALQMGGVGGVASLGGGQVLANEFSISLGGHDFGLFGTTGFFLSGVSYDAIVFTIFLFQMVFMDTTATIPTGTMAERWTFKSFVFYGFFISMFVYPLYANWVWGGGWLSCLGKYFSLGHGVVDFAGSSVVHMTGGVAALAGGIILGPRLGKYREDGTPNALPGHHIPMAIAGCFILAFGWFGFNAGSTLSGTDLRIGVIATNTMLASAAGAFSSMVYMWTFYGKPDISMVANGLLAGLVAITAPCAFVNSVSAVIIGAIAGVLLCISVFFVERKLKIDDPVGAISVHGVNGAFGVLSVGLFADGTYGDALNGVDGTVRGLFYGDGGQLVAQIVGICTNFVFVFVVMYVFFKVLDRIVPLRVDPEHELEGLDQHEVAVTAYPEFVLQKTHR, from the coding sequence ATGAGAAAGACGCTGAGTTGCCTGCTTCTGGCCCTTTTCATGACCATCATCGCCCTGCCGGCGGTCGCCGGGGCCGAGGAAGCCCCTGTGCCCGATCCCACGGGCGCTTCCGTCGGCACCGCCGCCGACGTTGTGGGAGCCACCGCCGGCGCGCCCACCAAGGAAGACATGGCCACCCTGTCCCAAAACGAGCCCCTGGCCGCCAAACTGGCCGACGTCGTGGGGCATAACCGCATCTCCATCAACGTCGTCTGGACGCTGGTGTGCGGCTTTCTGGTCATGTTCATGCAGGCCGGCTTCGCCCTGGCGGAAACGGGTTTCACCCGCGCCAAAAACGCCGGCCACACCATGGCCATGAACATGATGGTCTACGGCATCGGCATGCTCGGCTACTGGATCTGCGGCTTCGCGCTCCAGATGGGCGGCGTCGGCGGCGTGGCCTCGCTCGGCGGCGGCCAGGTGCTGGCCAACGAGTTTTCCATCAGCCTCGGCGGCCACGACTTCGGGCTTTTCGGCACCACGGGCTTTTTCCTGTCCGGCGTGTCCTACGACGCCATCGTCTTTACGATCTTCCTGTTCCAGATGGTCTTCATGGACACCACGGCCACCATCCCGACAGGCACCATGGCCGAGCGCTGGACGTTCAAGTCCTTCGTCTTCTACGGCTTTTTCATCTCCATGTTCGTCTATCCGCTCTACGCCAACTGGGTCTGGGGCGGCGGCTGGCTGTCCTGCCTCGGCAAGTACTTCAGCCTGGGCCATGGCGTGGTCGACTTCGCCGGCTCGTCGGTGGTGCACATGACCGGCGGCGTGGCGGCTCTGGCCGGCGGCATCATCCTCGGACCGCGCCTCGGCAAGTACCGTGAGGACGGCACGCCCAACGCCCTGCCCGGCCACCACATTCCCATGGCCATCGCCGGCTGCTTCATCCTGGCCTTCGGCTGGTTCGGCTTCAACGCCGGCTCCACCCTGTCCGGCACGGACCTGCGCATCGGCGTCATCGCCACCAACACCATGCTGGCCTCGGCCGCCGGCGCGTTCTCGTCCATGGTCTACATGTGGACCTTCTACGGCAAGCCCGATATCTCCATGGTGGCCAACGGCCTGCTGGCGGGGCTCGTCGCCATCACCGCGCCGTGCGCCTTCGTCAACTCCGTTTCGGCGGTCATCATCGGGGCCATCGCCGGGGTGCTTTTGTGCATCAGCGTCTTTTTCGTGGAGCGTAAACTCAAGATCGACGATCCGGTCGGCGCCATCTCGGTCCACGGCGTCAACGGCGCCTTCGGGGTCCTCTCGGTGGGCCTTTTCGCCGACGGCACCTACGGCGACGCCTTAAACGGCGTGGACGGCACGGTGCGGGGACTTTTCTACGGCGACGGCGGCCAGCTCGTGGCCCAGATCGTCGGCATCTGCACCAACTTTGTCTTTGTCTTCGTGGTGATGTATGTCTTTTTCAAAGTGCTTGACCGGATCGTCCCACTTCGGGTCGATCCCGAGCACGAACTGGAAGGTCTGGACCAGCACGAAGTGGCGGTAACCGCCTATCCGGAATTCGTCCTGCAAAAAACCCACAGGTAA
- a CDS encoding P-II family nitrogen regulator, whose translation MKKIEAIIKPFKLDEVKDALDKIGIHGLTVTEVRGYGRQKGHVEAYRGVEYQVQFNAKVRLDIVVPDELAEKAVDAIRTTANTGNIGDGKIFVYPVEGVVRIRTGESGDAAI comes from the coding sequence ATGAAAAAAATCGAAGCCATCATCAAGCCGTTCAAGCTTGACGAGGTCAAGGACGCCCTGGACAAGATCGGCATCCATGGGCTCACCGTCACCGAGGTGCGCGGCTACGGCCGTCAGAAGGGCCATGTCGAAGCCTACCGCGGCGTCGAATACCAGGTGCAGTTCAACGCCAAGGTGCGCCTGGACATCGTCGTGCCCGACGAGCTGGCCGAAAAGGCCGTGGACGCCATCCGCACCACGGCCAACACCGGCAATATCGGCGACGGCAAAATCTTCGTCTACCCCGTCGAGGGCGTGGTGCGCATCCGCACCGGCGAATCCGGGGACGCGGCCATCTAG
- a CDS encoding HPP family protein produces the protein MRGGGTCPSCACPAEILWSFIGAMGGIGLVAWLHRNVADPAGLSLLIGSFGASAVLLYGAPKSPLAQPRNLLGGHFLSALFGVSVRLLVPGPSWLACALAVAGAIALMHVTGTLHPPGGATALIAVTAGPKLASLGYLFALIPALSGAVVMLVVALVANNLAPGRRYPEYWL, from the coding sequence ATGCGCGGCGGCGGGACCTGCCCGTCCTGCGCCTGTCCGGCCGAGATTCTCTGGTCTTTCATCGGAGCCATGGGCGGCATCGGCCTTGTCGCCTGGCTGCACAGAAATGTGGCCGATCCGGCGGGATTGAGCCTTTTGATCGGCTCGTTCGGGGCCTCGGCGGTGCTGCTCTACGGCGCGCCCAAAAGTCCGTTGGCCCAGCCGCGAAACCTGCTCGGCGGCCATTTCCTGTCCGCCCTGTTCGGAGTCTCGGTCCGCCTGCTCGTGCCGGGGCCGTCCTGGCTGGCCTGCGCCCTGGCCGTGGCCGGGGCCATAGCGCTTATGCACGTAACGGGAACGCTCCATCCCCCCGGAGGCGCGACGGCGCTCATCGCCGTCACCGCCGGGCCGAAGCTCGCCTCCCTGGGCTACCTCTTCGCCCTTATCCCGGCCCTCTCCGGCGCGGTGGTCATGCTGGTCGTGGCCCTCGTCGCCAACAACCTGGCCCCGGGCCGACGGTA